The Spirosoma agri genome contains a region encoding:
- a CDS encoding TraQ conjugal transfer family protein, translated as MKYLIYLALIALIIGCQSESLDIRANYRIKLNATDPGVKLKVHQRYALPLELLTDSYYSEYGYQLQFYQQAGLGRLEKGSDLEQLAVLQKVGVPIPLGKSSWQYTPEATGTSQIVLIAQQERGYTQPDTVRLNFQVEP; from the coding sequence ATGAAATATCTCATCTACCTCGCGCTGATCGCGCTGATCATAGGCTGCCAATCGGAATCTTTAGATATTCGGGCAAACTACCGAATCAAGTTAAATGCGACCGATCCAGGGGTTAAGCTTAAAGTACATCAACGCTACGCATTACCACTGGAGCTACTGACAGACTCTTATTACTCGGAATACGGCTACCAGCTTCAATTCTATCAACAGGCTGGTTTGGGTCGGCTAGAAAAGGGTAGCGATTTGGAACAATTAGCCGTCCTGCAGAAAGTGGGTGTTCCCATACCACTTGGTAAATCATCCTGGCAGTATACTCCAGAGGCAACCGGTACCTCTCAAATTGTCTTGATCGCTCAACAGGAGCGGGGCTATACCCAACCCGATACAGTCCGTTTAAATTTTCAGGTCGAACCCTAA
- the traN gene encoding conjugative transposon protein TraN has translation MKKRFILPFCLALATAPVMAQLAFVLPMTNSTIRPSYALQVSANKTTHIIFPYEIRYADLGSKDIAGEAVEKAGNVFRLKAMHQNPFMETNLTIVTADGRLFSFVVSYKDQPDAVTYDLTKVLLDGDVSKSAKVSSGSQARLADNLNRQGELAMHSRRKIRHIGYKAQGMNLYLRNILYKDDVMYVVLGMENDSKLDYGIDYLRTYVMQMKKVGESSATQDVPVDPIRVFDASEMVIPRHDELTKVIAIERLTLEKDRRLIVQVGEESGGRQLTISIGPEELATARPL, from the coding sequence ATGAAAAAGCGGTTTATTCTACCCTTCTGCCTAGCTTTGGCCACGGCCCCAGTGATGGCACAATTGGCTTTTGTGCTGCCCATGACTAATTCAACGATTCGGCCTTCCTATGCCCTCCAGGTAAGCGCCAATAAGACCACACACATTATTTTCCCCTACGAGATACGCTATGCCGATTTAGGCAGTAAAGACATTGCCGGCGAAGCGGTGGAAAAAGCAGGAAACGTCTTTCGGTTGAAAGCCATGCATCAAAACCCGTTCATGGAAACCAACCTGACGATTGTTACGGCCGACGGACGACTGTTCAGCTTTGTGGTCAGCTATAAGGATCAGCCTGATGCAGTGACCTACGATCTGACGAAGGTGCTGCTCGATGGCGATGTATCAAAGTCAGCCAAGGTAAGCAGTGGTTCGCAGGCTAGGTTAGCCGATAACCTGAACCGTCAGGGTGAGCTGGCCATGCACAGCCGCCGGAAGATTCGTCATATCGGCTATAAAGCGCAGGGTATGAATCTGTACCTGCGAAACATCCTTTACAAGGACGATGTGATGTACGTGGTATTGGGTATGGAAAATGACTCCAAACTCGATTATGGTATTGATTACCTGCGTACCTACGTCATGCAAATGAAGAAAGTAGGAGAGAGCTCAGCTACTCAGGATGTGCCGGTCGATCCAATTCGTGTTTTTGATGCCAGTGAGATGGTTATTCCCCGGCATGATGAGCTTACCAAAGTCATCGCCATCGAACGGCTGACGCTCGAAAAAGACCGTCGCCTGATCGTCCAGGTAGGGGAGGAAAGTGGTGGACGTCAACTCACGATTTCCATTGGTCCCGAAGAACTTGCAACCGCTCGTCCCCTGTAA
- a CDS encoding conjugal transfer protein TraO has translation MLKRFSTLSIMFKRGSLLIGILLCRQSIKAQIHQAGQTTIELSAGIVDGFKLPGKDNFGVFGGLSYSKYKSLNTYWKGTVHLNQKFYAYDKTLVPVSQWLGEATYFTRVMGLINRSWVINVGGGVAGGYESINQDRGEVQGATLWNKSEWIVGPTLAIEGEYILTGRTILVVRAQEYYLFRSNIIPTRFNLGVGIKFILDTDSEYK, from the coding sequence ATGCTTAAGCGTTTCTCAACCTTATCCATTATGTTTAAGCGAGGTAGCCTACTGATCGGTATCCTACTTTGCCGACAATCTATAAAGGCCCAAATTCATCAGGCGGGTCAAACAACCATCGAACTTTCAGCCGGTATTGTCGACGGTTTCAAGCTGCCTGGTAAGGATAACTTCGGCGTCTTTGGGGGATTATCCTACAGTAAGTACAAATCCCTGAATACGTACTGGAAAGGCACAGTGCACCTCAATCAGAAATTCTACGCCTACGATAAAACGCTGGTGCCAGTATCGCAGTGGTTAGGTGAGGCTACGTATTTCACGCGGGTGATGGGGCTGATCAATCGCTCCTGGGTAATTAACGTTGGCGGTGGTGTAGCCGGTGGATATGAATCCATTAATCAGGATCGGGGTGAGGTGCAGGGCGCTACACTGTGGAATAAATCCGAATGGATTGTCGGCCCAACACTGGCCATTGAAGGGGAATACATTTTGACTGGTCGTACTATTCTGGTCGTACGGGCTCAGGAATACTATCTGTTTCGCTCCAACATCATTCCAACCCGCTTCAATCTGGGTGTCGGTATTAAATTCATTTTAGACACGGACTCCGAATACAAATGA